A section of the Corvus moneduloides isolate bCorMon1 chromosome 29, bCorMon1.pri, whole genome shotgun sequence genome encodes:
- the MTX1 gene encoding metaxin-1 isoform X1, whose amino-acid sequence MQGTAGLCGAKQSERCGALRTGPQGPCRHHHRRPQTLLGSAPSRSRRSVPPVPPRGGGGRGRPSGSGSAEDGGAHGAVLLGRGLGAALGGSRLPGCAGHLPALRTRDEGTISKAQHIITHLRKQKYNADYDLSATQSADALAFVSLLEEKLLPVLIHTFWVDAKNYVEHTRKWYAETIPFPLNFFLPNAMHKRQLERLQLLWGDDYMEDEEKLEKELYREARECLTLLSQRLGSQKFFFGDSPASLDALVFSRLAPLLKAKLPNGKLQQHLKSLQNLCNYCTSILSLYFPWDGGDPLTGAPRSAGTDGSEAEEDPHKWRNQLLSVLVGLAAMLGYAFLSGIVSIQRGSVGPAGRQPITLEEEEEEEE is encoded by the exons ATGCAGGGCACagcggggctgtgcggggccaAGCAGAGTGAGCGGTGCGGGGCTCTGCGGACCGGGCCCCAAGGACCCTGCAGACACCACCATCGCCGTCCCCAGACTCTGCTCGGCTCCGCTCCATCGCGGAGCCGTCGCTCGGTGCCGCCGGTGCCgccccgcggcgggggcgggcggggccgcccgTCCGGTTCCGGGTCGGCGGAAGATGGCGGCGCCCATGGAGCTGTTCTGCTGGgccgggggctgggggctgccctCGGTGGATCCcgactgcctggctgtgctg GGCACCTGCCCGCGCTGAGGACACGGGACGAGGGCACCATCTCCAAAGCACAGCATATCATAACACACCTCAGGAAACAG AAGTACAACGCTGACTACGACCTGTCGGCCACACAGAGTGCGGACGCACTGGCCTTCGTGTCcctgctggaggagaagctgctgccagTACTG ATCCACACCTTCTGGGTGGACGCAAAGAACTACGTGGAGCACACGCGGAAGTGGTACGCGGAAACCATCCCCTTCCCCCTCAACTTCTTCCTGCCCAACGCCATGCACAAGCggcagctggagcggctgcAGCTGTTGTGGGGGGATGACTACATGGAGGATgaggagaagctggagaaggag ctctaTCGGGAAGCTCGGGAATGCCTGACACTCCTCTCCCAGCGCCTCGGCTCCCAGAAGTTTTTCTTTGGAGACTC GCCGGCCTCCCTCGACGCCTTGGTCTTCAGCCGCCTGGCGCCGCTCCTGAAGGCGAAGCTGCCCAACGggaaactgcagcagcacctgaagTCCCTGCAGAACCTGTGCAACTACTGCACCTCCATCCTCAGCCTCTACTTCCCCTGGGACGGAG GTGACCCCCTGACTGGTGCCCCTCGGTCTGCGGGCACAGATGGCAGTGAAGCAGAGGAGGACCCCCACAAATGGCGCAACCAGCTGCTGTcggtgctggtggggctggcagcCATGCTGGGCTACGCCTTCCTGAGCGGCATCGTCTCCATCCAGCGCGGCAGCGTGGGGCCAGCCGGCCGGCAGCCCATCAccctggaggaggaagaggaggaggaggagtga
- the MTX1 gene encoding metaxin-1 isoform X2 encodes MAAPMELFCWAGGWGLPSVDPDCLAVLTYARFTGAPLKVHRVTSPWRSPSGHLPALRTRDEGTISKAQHIITHLRKQKYNADYDLSATQSADALAFVSLLEEKLLPVLIHTFWVDAKNYVEHTRKWYAETIPFPLNFFLPNAMHKRQLERLQLLWGDDYMEDEEKLEKELYREARECLTLLSQRLGSQKFFFGDSPASLDALVFSRLAPLLKAKLPNGKLQQHLKSLQNLCNYCTSILSLYFPWDGGDPLTGAPRSAGTDGSEAEEDPHKWRNQLLSVLVGLAAMLGYAFLSGIVSIQRGSVGPAGRQPITLEEEEEEEE; translated from the exons ATGGCGGCGCCCATGGAGCTGTTCTGCTGGgccgggggctgggggctgccctCGGTGGATCCcgactgcctggctgtgctg ACCTACGCGCGGTTCACGGGGGCGCCGCTGAAAGTGCACCGGGTCACcagcccctggaggagcccCTCCG GGCACCTGCCCGCGCTGAGGACACGGGACGAGGGCACCATCTCCAAAGCACAGCATATCATAACACACCTCAGGAAACAG AAGTACAACGCTGACTACGACCTGTCGGCCACACAGAGTGCGGACGCACTGGCCTTCGTGTCcctgctggaggagaagctgctgccagTACTG ATCCACACCTTCTGGGTGGACGCAAAGAACTACGTGGAGCACACGCGGAAGTGGTACGCGGAAACCATCCCCTTCCCCCTCAACTTCTTCCTGCCCAACGCCATGCACAAGCggcagctggagcggctgcAGCTGTTGTGGGGGGATGACTACATGGAGGATgaggagaagctggagaaggag ctctaTCGGGAAGCTCGGGAATGCCTGACACTCCTCTCCCAGCGCCTCGGCTCCCAGAAGTTTTTCTTTGGAGACTC GCCGGCCTCCCTCGACGCCTTGGTCTTCAGCCGCCTGGCGCCGCTCCTGAAGGCGAAGCTGCCCAACGggaaactgcagcagcacctgaagTCCCTGCAGAACCTGTGCAACTACTGCACCTCCATCCTCAGCCTCTACTTCCCCTGGGACGGAG GTGACCCCCTGACTGGTGCCCCTCGGTCTGCGGGCACAGATGGCAGTGAAGCAGAGGAGGACCCCCACAAATGGCGCAACCAGCTGCTGTcggtgctggtggggctggcagcCATGCTGGGCTACGCCTTCCTGAGCGGCATCGTCTCCATCCAGCGCGGCAGCGTGGGGCCAGCCGGCCGGCAGCCCATCAccctggaggaggaagaggaggaggaggagtga